A region from the Pogoniulus pusillus isolate bPogPus1 chromosome 43, bPogPus1.pri, whole genome shotgun sequence genome encodes:
- the SYT11 gene encoding synaptotagmin-11 isoform X2 encodes MAEITSVHPGFDVSPVVAGLIGATVLVVSVSVTVFVWTCCHQQAEKKHKTPPYKFIHMLKGISIYPETLSNKKKIHRIRRDKNGTAKEPGRGNLLVDAAESGLIGSDKAPDGPNAAPHVDQLPIKVDYGDELSPDQSLTPGGSKTSSPSSPGDDVLLGELTFSVDYNFPKKALVVTIQEAHGLPVMDEHTQSSDPYIKMTILPDKRHRVKTRVLRKTLEPVFDETFTFYGIPYSQLQDLVLHFLVLSFDRFSRDDVIGEVMVPLAGVDPSTGKVQLTREILKRNIQKCISRGELQVSLSYQPVAQRMTVVVLKARHLPKMDITGLSDPYVKVNVYYGRKRIAKKKTHVKKCTLNPVFNESFIYDIPADLLPDISIEFLVIDFDRTTKNEVVGRLILGAHSVTAGGVEHWREVCDNPRKPVAKWHSLSEY; translated from the exons ATGGCGGAGATAACCAGCGTCCACCCCGGCTTCG ATGTCTCTCCAGTTGTGGCAGGCCTCATTGGTGCTACTGTCCTTGTGGTTTCCGTCTCGGTCACAGTCTTTGTGTGGACATGCTGTCAccagcaggcagagaagaaGCACAAAACCCCTCCCTACAAATTCATCCACATGTTAAAGGGCATCAGCATCTACCCCGAGACCCTGAGCAACAAGAAGAAGATCCACCGCATCCGGAGAGACAAGAACGGCACCGCCAAGGAGCCCGGGAGGGGAAACCTCCTGGTGGATGCTGCAGAATCTGGCTTGATAGGCTCTGATAAGGCTCCAGATGGGCCAAACGCAGCCCCCCACGTCGACCAGCTCCCAATAAAGGTAGATTATGGAGATGAACTAAGTCCAGATCAAAGCCTGACTCCAGGAGGAAGCAAAACCTCCTCCCCGTCTTCGCCGGGGGACGACGTGCTGCTGGGCGAACTGACTTTCTCAGTGGACTACAACTTCCCTAAGAAAGCTCTGGTGGTTACTATCCAGGAGGCTCATGGGCTGCCAGTGATGGATGAGCACACCCAGAGCTCTGACCCTTACATCAAGATGACAATCCTGCCAGACAAGAGGCACCGGGTGAAGACTCGCGTCCTGCGCAAGACGCTGGAGCCTGTCTTCGACGAGACCTTCACCTTCTATGGCATCCCTTACAGCCAGCTCCAGGACCTGGTGCTCCACTTCCTCGTGCTCAGCTTTGATCGCTTCTCTCGAGATGATGTGATTGGAGAGGTCATGGTGCCCCTTGCTGGGGTGGATCCAAGCACTGGAAAGGTTCAGCTGACCAGGGAGATCCTCAAGAGGAACATACAG AAGTGCATCAgcagaggggagctgcaggtCTCCTTGTCCTACCAGCCCGTGGCACAGAGAATGActgtggtggtgctgaaagCCAGGCACCTGCCCAAGATGGACATCACTGGCCTCTCAG ATCCCTACGTCAAGGTGAACGTTTACTACGGGAGGAAGCGAATCGCCAAGAAGAAGACTCACGTGAAGAAGTGCACTTTGAACCCTGTCTTCAACGAGTCCTTCATTTACGACATCCCTGCCGACCTCCTGCCGGACATCAGCATCGAATTCTTGGTGATCGACTTCGACCGCACCACCAAGAACGAAGTGGTGGGAAGGCTGATCCTGGGGGCTCACAGCGTCACGGCTGGGGGCGTGGAGCACTGGAGGGAGGTTTGTGACAACCCTAGGAAGCCAGTGGCCaaatggcacagcctgagcgAGTACTAG
- the SYT11 gene encoding synaptotagmin-11 isoform X1, translating to MAEITSVHPGFDVSPVVAGLIGATVLVVSVSVTVFVWTCCHQQAEKKHKTPPYKFIHMLKGISIYPETLSNKKKIHRIRRDKNGTAKEPGRGNLLVDAAESGLIGSDKAPDGPNAAPHVDQLPIKVDYGDELSPDQSLTPGGSKTSSPSSPGDDVLLGELTFSVDYNFPKKALVVTIQEAHGLPVMDEHTQSSDPYIKMTILPDKRHRVKTRVLRKTLEPVFDETFTFYGIPYSQLQDLVLHFLVLSFDRFSRDDVIGEVMVPLAGVDPSTGKVQLTREILKRNIQKCISRGELQVSLSYQPVAQRMTVVVLKARHLPKMDITGLSGNPYVKVNVYYGRKRIAKKKTHVKKCTLNPVFNESFIYDIPADLLPDISIEFLVIDFDRTTKNEVVGRLILGAHSVTAGGVEHWREVCDNPRKPVAKWHSLSEY from the exons ATGGCGGAGATAACCAGCGTCCACCCCGGCTTCG ATGTCTCTCCAGTTGTGGCAGGCCTCATTGGTGCTACTGTCCTTGTGGTTTCCGTCTCGGTCACAGTCTTTGTGTGGACATGCTGTCAccagcaggcagagaagaaGCACAAAACCCCTCCCTACAAATTCATCCACATGTTAAAGGGCATCAGCATCTACCCCGAGACCCTGAGCAACAAGAAGAAGATCCACCGCATCCGGAGAGACAAGAACGGCACCGCCAAGGAGCCCGGGAGGGGAAACCTCCTGGTGGATGCTGCAGAATCTGGCTTGATAGGCTCTGATAAGGCTCCAGATGGGCCAAACGCAGCCCCCCACGTCGACCAGCTCCCAATAAAGGTAGATTATGGAGATGAACTAAGTCCAGATCAAAGCCTGACTCCAGGAGGAAGCAAAACCTCCTCCCCGTCTTCGCCGGGGGACGACGTGCTGCTGGGCGAACTGACTTTCTCAGTGGACTACAACTTCCCTAAGAAAGCTCTGGTGGTTACTATCCAGGAGGCTCATGGGCTGCCAGTGATGGATGAGCACACCCAGAGCTCTGACCCTTACATCAAGATGACAATCCTGCCAGACAAGAGGCACCGGGTGAAGACTCGCGTCCTGCGCAAGACGCTGGAGCCTGTCTTCGACGAGACCTTCACCTTCTATGGCATCCCTTACAGCCAGCTCCAGGACCTGGTGCTCCACTTCCTCGTGCTCAGCTTTGATCGCTTCTCTCGAGATGATGTGATTGGAGAGGTCATGGTGCCCCTTGCTGGGGTGGATCCAAGCACTGGAAAGGTTCAGCTGACCAGGGAGATCCTCAAGAGGAACATACAG AAGTGCATCAgcagaggggagctgcaggtCTCCTTGTCCTACCAGCCCGTGGCACAGAGAATGActgtggtggtgctgaaagCCAGGCACCTGCCCAAGATGGACATCACTGGCCTCTCAGGTA ATCCCTACGTCAAGGTGAACGTTTACTACGGGAGGAAGCGAATCGCCAAGAAGAAGACTCACGTGAAGAAGTGCACTTTGAACCCTGTCTTCAACGAGTCCTTCATTTACGACATCCCTGCCGACCTCCTGCCGGACATCAGCATCGAATTCTTGGTGATCGACTTCGACCGCACCACCAAGAACGAAGTGGTGGGAAGGCTGATCCTGGGGGCTCACAGCGTCACGGCTGGGGGCGTGGAGCACTGGAGGGAGGTTTGTGACAACCCTAGGAAGCCAGTGGCCaaatggcacagcctgagcgAGTACTAG